Proteins from a genomic interval of Anolis sagrei isolate rAnoSag1 chromosome 1, rAnoSag1.mat, whole genome shotgun sequence:
- the SIX3 gene encoding homeobox protein SIX3 — protein MVFRSPLELYPAHFFLPNFPSEPHPAHHHPHRSLLLASGGGGGATTTGPGGGGGGGGGGGSGGTGGSSAGGGSSSSSSSRVGPEELSMFQLPTLNFSPEQVASVCETLEETGDIERLGRFLWSLPVAPGACEAINKHESILRARAVVAFHTGNFRDLYHILENHKFTKESHGKLQAMWLEAHYQEAEKLRGRPLGPVDKYRVRKKFPLPRTIWDGEQKTHCFKERTRSLLREWYLQDPYPNPSKKRELAQATGLTPTQVGNWFKNRRQRDRAAAAKNRLQHQAIGQSGMRSLSEPGCPTHSSAESPSTAASPTTSVSSLTERAETGTSILSVTSSDSECDV, from the exons ATGGTGTTCCGATCCCCTCTAGAGCTTTATCCGGCCCATTTCTTCCTGCCCAACTTCCCCAGCGAGCCGCACCCGGCCCACCACCACCCGCACCGCTCGCTCCTGCTGGCCAGCGGAGGCggcggaggggccaccaccaccggacctggaggaggcggaggaggaggcggaggtggAGGCTCGGGCGGCACTGGAGGCTCCTCCGCCGGCGGCGGCTCCTCGTCGTCGTCCTCGTCGCGCGTGGGGCCCGAAGAGCTGTCCATGTTCCAGCTGCCCACGCTCAACTTCTCCCCGGAGCAAGTGGCCAGCGTCTGCGAGACGCTGGAGGAGACGGGCGACATCGAGCGCCTGGGCCGCTTCCTGTGGTCGCTGCCGGTGGCGCCGGGCGCCTGCGAGGCCATCAACAAGCACGAGTCCATCCTGCGGGCCCGGGCCGTGGTGGCCTTCCACACGGGCAACTTCCGCGACCTCTACCACATCCTGGAGAACCACAAGTTCACCAAGGAGTCGCACGGGAAGCTGCAGGCCATGTGGCTCGAGGCCCACTACCAGGAAGCCGAGAAGCTGAGGGGCCGGCCGCTGGGCCCCGTCGACAAGTACCGCGTCCGCAAGAAGTTCCCGCTCCCGCGCACCATCTGGGACGGCGAGCAGAAGACCCACTGCTTCAAGGAGCGGACTCGCAGCCTCCTGAGGGAGTGGTACCTCCAGGACCCCTACCCCAACCCCAGCAAGAAGAGGGAGCTGGCCCAGGCCACGGGACTCACCCCCACCCAGGTCGGCAACTGGTTCAAGAACCGACGGCAGCGCGACCGGGCCGCCGCCGCCAAAAACAG GCTCCAGCACCAGGCCATCGGACAGAGCGGGATGCGGTCCCTGTCGGAGCCGGGCTGCCCGACCCACAGCTCGGCCGAGTCGCCCTCCACGGCGGCCAGCCCCACCACCAGCGTCTCCAGCTTGACCGAAAGAGCCGAGACCGGCACCTCCATCCTCTCGGTAACCTCCAGCGACTCAGAATGTGATGTATGA